The region TCTCTGGATGgtgaatttaatttcaaaactcACATCAGCTCTGAGAAGGATTCGACAGTTTTTTCCTTTAATCACTAAATATGCTCCATACTAATAAGGCATTTGTCCTTCAACACTTGAACTACTTTGCCCCTTCATCTTCAGTGTTTGAGGAAGAGGGAAAGTTCAAATCAATCGACTACACAGTTTTTTTGGTATAAGAACATTCAGGATGAGATGAACCAAAATTCTAAGAACATATCCCGGGTGATGATCACGGTGTAACGAAGTCTTACTTGTTCTCATTCTCATTtggttttctgtttttgtgagTAGCAgaataaaggtaaaaaaaaatgaatagtCTAACATAGCTAGTCCAACAGGACAATTTTCTTAAATCAGGTGTAATCTTAGAGAAATAAAGGATATTACTTGGCCGCGCGGGGATCATTAGCACGACTCttttttatcttcgagtgctgatgTAACGTGAACAAGTGCACGATGGTGTAAGcccgagaagataaaattcatatcccccAGCTGCCATGTAATGCTCTGTTTtatatatagatactgatgaaatacccagactaaaaacaacttgttttattcattttggGAATGACGAAAAAGTgatcaccaaccgctaaaacacggaTTTTGTGTAtaatgaaacaagatatgaaagtaaTGAACAACAAATATTGAGCCATAAACCATGTTAATGTTGTGGAGAACAATtaaatagagtgttttcactcacgtgatcagcaggcttgtttttccaccgaaacaaaaaaagcgtttgcgtgataatagagttcaattcccagaggattagttggggacaccaacatggccactgtgacgtcacgtgaaaacactacAGCATAAAGGTATCTTACAATGACGGGGAAGCtcgctttttattggctaatcgtctTAATTATAATGACGAGACATATGTCATCACGTGATCTCCACTGCGCGATGAAAAGATATaattttttagagtaaaaaGGAAAATCTTAGTATTTCATGAGTATCTACATAATAAAATGGTTGTGGGTATGCCTCGCGAAGTGGTCCTGAACATCCCGAACAACCGGAAAATCCCGTCCCGCATACTACTGGTCGATGTGATTGGTTTCGAGCGATCAACCGGAAAATGTAGTCCATTCGCCACTTGAAAATTATCGAACTGCATTACCTTAAAGATAATCTGGATTAAAATCTTTTCTCGAGTTTTTAGAACCGCAGCGTCGTTCGTTTTGAAAATACTGTATTTTTAATTTCCGAATTTCCCCTTTGCGTGACACCACGATAGTGGCTGTTtggttgggaaaaaaaaaaggcctttcaacaacaacaacaacaacatttattaacTCAAACTTAGACTAATTACAAAGGATTTTTACGTAGTTTAGGTAATTGGAGCCTAGAGGTTAAAGGAACCGTAAGGTTTTCGAGTTAACCTCTAGTAACTATTTAcagttaattttaaataaaataaaaaatgaaaaagcagCTACTTTCATCAGTTGCAACGGTTCAAGTCTGAAGAGATTGTGTTAATGTTTATGTGTACCAGTTCATTAGTGAAAAGACCGCGTTTTCATGGCAAAGCGAATAGGCCTTTTgaaacaaacgatcacatggtacaaaatccgccatgctggagggcaagctcattattattcccccactgggacattaaaacaaaggcaagtcaagcttgactggttcaggtttCTCTgctttaatgtcccagtgggggaataataataagCTTGCCTTCCAGCacggcggattttgtaccatgtgatcctagtttgttgcaaaaggcctattcgaCCATTGTGGTTTAATTATTACATTGGCACACCAAAATTGCGCCTCCATACAAAGCTCGTAAAAGTTTTGGGAGACGTTTCGGCCAATTACTAAACAAAATTGGTGTACCACACAGACTTGAGACTTTGAGAAGTTGTTTATGTATTAGGCTTTTATAACATTTCGTTTTCTCggttttttgttgcgtgacagtgaagaGCGCTCCCAGTGAAGACTGGGCCCCAAACAAAAAAGACAGAGGAAGTCTGAGTACCCAATAGGAAGAATGGTGGACGAACTTCTTCAAAAAACGCTTGAAAAAGCAATTGTTGCTTTCCATAAAATCCGTGATCGCATTATCTATCCAGCGAATAAGTGTTCAAAAATCCATCTAGCAGATGCTGCTTTATCGACTGTGATTGGTGGAATAACCTTTCCTCTTTGTTTGGGACTTCTACAGCGGGGCATTTTTCGTCCAATTCGCATTACCTCAAACCTTCGAGTTTTCAGTTCGTTATGTGGAAGCATCTCTACGATAATCGCTGGCTCTTCAGCCTCCTTAGCTTTTCTTTCTAGCGTTTCCCTGTTGAAAGAAATTAAGCGAAATCCATTGAAAACGTTCGCTGAAAAACAGCCGAATAGAACAGTGCCTGTGGTAGTGTCTTCGAAGGACGTTCCCATCTATGGAGTTGCGAGTTTAGTCGTGTTCAAGTTACTTCGTGGCAGGTTTAAATCCGTTTTGCCAAGCAGCTTGATCCATCCAGGAGCGTTCGCAAGAAGATCTCTaccagcaaaaggaaagaattatGCCTCTGTCGGAGTGAAGAACAAACTAGCGGTAATGGGTGAGCTATTTTACTACGTACAGTGTATCTATTCAacaaacagacttaactgattagagtgtaaagTGAAGTGATAATTTTCTactccatatgaaccatgtgagcgttagccgaactgatggaaatgggcccacacaaggacagagaaaaactctgaccagggtgggcaTTGAACCCAccaccttcgggttagatcaccgctgctctaccgactgagataTAAggtcaattcccaccctggtcagagtttttctctgtccttgtgtgggcccatatTCAAGAAACACACTGCAGCGCACTCGTTTCTCTTCCACTTAATTCCTTggcatactttttttttttttcggtaggAAGGCTATATGGTTGCCACTCTTGTGGAAAGAGGTGGAGAACTTCATTTGTAGGAGATCACATTCCACCTAATATGCTTGCTAAGGAAGGACAGGAACAAAGGTTTTATCCACAGTGCAGAAGCTGTTCTTTTCAACAAGGTCagattaaaatattttaaagttttaacaGGGTTAATTGACCATGGCAatcctggaaagtcatggattTCCAATATTGAAAAATCTATTCCTGGAAACTGTGGAAAATTAGTGCAAGTCATGAAAAATCCTGGATAATAAGATctatgctaaaacaagataaaatcATTCTCTCAATTTTTGTCAAATTGCACTGCAACTTGTCTATTTGTACACTGTTTTAGAGAGCACTCCATTTCATTTTGTGGATCATGTACATAACAGGTTTCCTAGGTCATGGATTTTGTCTTATATAGTCCTTGAAAGTTTTGGAAAAGTCATGGAATTATAGAAGACAGAAAGTGTTAAAGGAATCAGGGGacttgaaataaaataattttgggaACTAGGAATTGGGGTTTCATAAAGCTATTTAAGGAAATTCTCAAACCAGCTTGTTTGAATTCTTTGATGCACTCGTGTGATAAGACGGCcttgttggtgccaaaacagtagaaaaatgtagctcaagttttgcataataatagagtcaaattcccaaaaagaCTTTCTCGCTATTGTACTTTCCACTAACATGGCCACTGTGATGTCACGTGCCATCAAAGAATTTGTTAGgattttaaattaaaaggtTTCTTACTTATCAGTTACATTCATCATGATGCAATTTTCAGGTGCTGCCTTATCTACTTCTTCAAGACAACTTTTCATTAAGACTCACGGCACATCTTTGAGGCTTTATCATTTGTGGTTCCCTTTGCCAATTCCATTGGCCATGTTACGGAACTATGTGAGAGATCACACTGGTTTTACAGAGTCAAACACAGACACTGCGTCCTATGATGAGACTAAAGAACCAGACAAGCTTTTAACATCAATCGTACACAATGTTTTGATCTTTTTTGAAATAAGGCACAAAGATGATGACCAAGAGATTGATTGACacacaatgtaaacaaaaaagaTCCCAGGGCATCAAGCTCATCCTTTACCATCATTTCTCCTGTAACAATAATTAGTATTAATAACGATAATTAATTGACACTTGTCTCTTTCTATTGGGCCCATCTACTTTGCAGAAGTTGGTTCAAAACTTCAACTAGTCTAAGAATAACTTTCTTGGTCATTGTTTCTCCTCAAAGTTCAAACTTTGTTTGAAAATGGTTACCTTATTTGATCACGAATCCTTTCATTCATTTAACACCTTGACTCCAAAGGAGTGTGACTTTTTACTAGTCGATGTGGGGCAGTTCAGAATAGGCCGAGTTGCTGGatcaatattcaggcatggctaggaggctttatggtcaaatttcatggctcagttctgttttctttctctcCCAAGTCTCAAGTAAGATTTCTAAACAAGATAACAAACagatttgaccataaagccttgTAGCCAGGTGTGAATATTCATACATTGAATATGGCCTTGTCAATGGGTTAGCAAACCTCTACATCTActaaaaaactatgtcccctttaatcCATTAACTTCTAGGAGTGAGACGCTAAATACCAGATGATTTTAATCGTCAATGAGAagcagttcaggagtcaatgggttgggtcttgtttttttttttttttttacagagagCTAGAACTTCCTTTACTGACGCATTAAGATTACATCTATCTAGCTAACTTTAGTTTACTCtttatcaacccagttgataatACCAAATTTCATGCTACAAAATAACAAACACGTACTGACCAAGCTCTGCAGTTTCTTAACAAACTGCTCCATAACCTTTTCTAAATTAGTCATAATTTTTTGCCTTGCTTAAGGCAAAGTACAGTTTGAAATTTCCAGTTTTAGAACAAGGCAACACAagcttattaataataataataataataataataataataataataataataataataataataataataataatagttaataTTAAAATGATAACAATTTTGGAGTATGGCATATGTATGAGTATTTGAGTTCAGAGTGCTTTACAGATAATTActtggtttatttattttattttgccgAGAAATTGCTATCATCCTGTCCTCCACATTCATTATACTAGGCCCAtcaaaagcaagaaaaacaaaactgcatTCCTGATACCTCTTTGCATAAACAGCTTACTTAATGCAGCTTCCACAAGATAAAGCACATTTTACAAAGCATAAAATAATCCAACGATTATTAAATGACTTCTACTGACCATTTTGCATCTTTTTTGGGACAAAGATTATTTTGTATCATTCTGTATCAGTATACTTGCATACCTAAATTATTAACAACTTGTCACAATATTACAGAatcttttttcttcatttcttttgtcTCGCCAGACTGAACATAGTCCTTTTGAAAATCTTCCCTCTTCTTTAAATACTCTTGTTTGCATTCTTCAAAGAAGTCTTTGTTTTgataactaaaaaaaataaaggacATTAAGGAAAGCAATTAGTTAGTTACTGGCCTCTATGTGAGATGAATGTTAGGTAGAGAACACCTTATTTTAAACATcccaacaacaataaaaaaaacaataattaataatgatggtaatgataataaaaaatatatatgcatATTCAGTGcacgaaatgaaaaaaaaaaacaacccagGCAACCAAACCCATgaatttggttgccctgataaatcCTTGGTTGCCAAGTTGTCCATTTGGAAACCCCCTGCAATTATTAAAATGCACTCTGTTTGGTGCTGTAATCATGTGGTGATCGAGCTTGAATATCTGACAGTTCTTACTGTGTGCCTGTGAAGCCTGGGTTTAAGTTTAGGCATCTAATGCAgggctggaaataatttttctccTTTaacaggacatatgtcctttcaaatcttcattttgGTCGGACATCTTATCAATTTGACCGGACATTAATTAGCATCATTTGTAAGAATTTAATGATTTTCAATACCAAGCATTCAAAACTGcaattatattttttctttaattaacagTTATGATTAACTAGATGACTTTTACTACCATGACTACTGTACTTCATAACACAGTTTTCTTCATCATACTGAGCTGAAACtctcttctgaagtattttttgtttgaaatcaGTCCTTTATAGCAAACTGATATGTCTTCGCCGTTGTAAAGGGCGTTACCTTGCGAGACTTAAGCCGGTACATATATGAAATGCTAACAACATATCGCAATGCACGCAGTGCATTATAGGGCGATTTATATGGAACACCTCTGCTTTATGAGATACTTTTCAAATATAGCGCAAACAATCTATCTAAGCAAGTTTCACAGACAGACTAAATCTTGGAGAAGAAGTCAATTGTGTCAGTGAAATGTTCGGACATAATGCCCGATCaaaatgtgaaattggccggacataCTCAAtatttggtcggacaatgtccgatgaccgactgttatttccagctcTGCTAATGCCTAAATGCATTTTTCTATCTGacaatgttttgtaaaagctACAGATATTGAAAAGACTTGAAATCCTCAGCTGcatcaaataaataaaatactaTTGGACATTGACGATAGAAATTCAATCTGACAGGCGACAAAGTCCAGTGGTTTGTGTGTtaggtttgcatgcggttgcccAGGTTTAAAtctggtcagtgtaaaacgcaaactgcagactgcagaccaggggtaaaatgcagactgaggttataatgtaactgttgaaaaagcccaaaccccatagaaatgctaaccttagacctaattaggcctaaaacaatgtTTAGGCTtgactgttagcatttctaatgggtttgggctttttcaatagttacgttataacctcagtctgcgtttttacactgaccggtttaAATCCCATTCTTACCTCTGGTTTAGacttgtttccggttgtcctggattcaactctaccacacTACCACACACAAAaggccaactggttgcctcctggcAGTTGGCATTCTTAATCAtatttctgttaagtttgaattgtctTTTTCCAGTTTATTAAAAgtgggtgcctgtgaactagcttgatcgccatatgtacatgtaagtgcttTCCCTCTATAAACaatgcatttgcatttgcatttattttgcaCTTGACAAGTACAGTAAGTCGGGTGcaacttgtttaaaattaagGCAGGCTTGAAGGTTTGCCAATCAAATTCAATAGGGGAGGGTGCGCATGATAAATTGAATGGCTCAATACTTACTAGCTCGTTAGGCAATCTTTCATCGCTTGATTTTCTTTGCGACAGGCCCAGACTACAGAAACCGTCCTACCTTTTGCACACTGTGAAAaagctgattaaaaaaaaaaaaaaaaagaaaagaaggaatacCAGACTGTTATGTATTGAGTTCAAAATTGCATATGACATCACGTACAAGAGTGAACGAGTGACGTACCTTTCACAAGATCATTGCAATTCACCATTGCTCTTTCCCTGACAATCTTAGGTATAAGAACTTCTGTTTCAACATATCTTAAATGATCTCCGCGCGCCCAAGGAGAAATTCTTGAGGAAATATCGCGTGAATATTCATCTGGTTCTTCCGAATTTGTAGccgccattttaaaaatttaccaTCAGTCTCTGCGAAATTGTTTAGTAAGAGCCGCCGTTCTCTTTACCAGCGGTCAAATAATTAAATACAATTCATTGTCGTGACGGAAGTTGAGGTCTTCAAGCCCACAACCCGCTCCAGTAGGAAGAACAGCgttgatctaacccaaaggtcgccggttcaatttccaccctggtcagagttttttctctatccttgtgcgggcccatttccattagtcgGGGTGACGCTCATATGgtctatatgggtagaaaactggcacttcacattaccttcTAATAGTTAAGAAGTCAATTTATCTTTgtccaaaaatttggttttatcaacggagttgataatgtaaattggccaccgtacagagattctaaaagctgacgtttcgagcgttagcccttcgtcagagcgaatgggaTTCGatctggattcgctctgacgaagggctaacgctcgaaacgttagcttttagaatctctgtacggtggccaatttacattatctactccgttgataaaaccaaatttttgtatactacttccccaccgacgcagcatcacagtttctttagaaactaccccttcatataTTTGTCCaagcataggcagcccaagctcgcgtcactacaaacagccgttgagaatttaaacgcgttataagactttgtatgggaaataaaatactgtcgattataaagcctaaaaaatgctcaatttaacgttcattcaataaaatgaatcaaaatgactcacctctgctgtattcttgtgccttttagagcttattttacagtttcgggaagtccgtgttttcaatgttctaagacgacaCAAGAATACAGCAGAGGTCTGACTATCGCGTTAATTATTGCTCCAAATTTCCCCtatcccgttaattcctgtGGTTTGTATCCCCATAATGCCAGTTACTACTGATGACATCATTGTGCTCAATCTGTTTGGTTTGCAAAACATTTGTTCGTGGTTGTTTGCCGATATTGACAGATACAGAACATTTCAAGAGAAAATTCAAATAATCGCATTTGTAAGTGTTATTTTCACTTTTTGTGCCGTCTATATCGACCAACGAacctattttattcttttttaaaaaaatgacaagTGTGATGCTTGGTAGCCTGGGATATCCCGTATCCAGTTAATTTAACCCCAAATatgtatcccgtatccctataattttgtGCCCATATATCCCGTATCCAGATAACCCCTACTAGGGTCTCACTGTTGTTGCTGTTATTATCGTAGTATTTGACTATGATCCAAACGTcgaatttctttttattatggACAATGTTACGGTAGGTTATAAATTACAATATTATCAATTTGATGTACTTCCATGTATTATAACGCAGTTAATTATTCTACATTATTTTCTAactttaaaaatgttttaactGCTTAGTTGATGTCGTTGAGGGAGCGAGCGAGTAATTTATACACGTAAACACCTAAGAGTTAACAAAAACTCATTCAAACGTGCATGTGTTGAAAAAAAGTACATTAACTACCAGCATTTATAAACATCTATTGAAAAAATATCATTTAGAAAAGAGCTATTCAAGGTTTAATACCAGGACCAACCCACTGGGAGTTGAAATAACCAAATACAAAATGCTATCTTTCCAATGACATCTTCTCTCCCATGAGGAAAATTCCCTGAATAAGAATATTTTACCTAATATAGATGAGAAGACTAGTGGTGGTGGCTCAGTGGGGTAGGGTGAGTATCAGTCTAACGTGCAGGAGGTCACGGACTTGAAGTAGTggtcttgaaaaaatgactgaggagaaACTGAAAGTTCTACCTTTGAAATcccatctgcaaatggttcaACTTTCAGGTCTTCTCCCGTAAACCTATGAACCCACATACTGCCCGCAAAGAATAGGACACGGAGTTCGCGGTTTGGTGCCGTCTGGCCTTTTCCATAAAGTAATAATTATGGATGCCACATGGTGGAGATACCAGATGGCTCAGTCGGGAGTGCACTGGAGACGGTTTTGAACCCCGGCGGGATCAACACCCAGGGCCTTTAAATAACCAAGAAGAAAACTGATGCATTTGTAATTCTATCTCCAAAATAATGGTTTTCTGTGATAAGGACTATAAAGCAAAGGCCCCACAACACTTCACTTGTAATTTTGCCGGATGTTAAAGGTGTGATCTtaatataacaccaaattctcatgattCTTCTTAGAAGGAACGTTTCGATCATGGGAATGAGAGAGTTAAAGCATTTAGTACAGGCGCAAATGGCAAACGCCAGGGTGAAATTTGCgctttgccaaaaatcaaaggaacTTGTTTGATTGCCTGTTATTTACAGACGCTTATCACATACAGTATTAGAAAGGTaaagtaaagtctgctacgaacCTAGAAGGCCCAGCAGGCCagtgcttatctccggtttctgtagcaagAAAGGagtaggagtatttctactcgcccctggatgggatgctagtccatcgcagggttacccccagcattaagtTCACTGggacccatttatacacct is a window of Montipora foliosa isolate CH-2021 chromosome 5, ASM3666993v2, whole genome shotgun sequence DNA encoding:
- the LOC138003428 gene encoding uncharacterized protein — encoded protein: MVDELLQKTLEKAIVAFHKIRDRIIYPANKCSKIHLADAALSTVIGGITFPLCLGLLQRGIFRPIRITSNLRVFSSLCGSISTIIAGSSASLAFLSSVSLLKEIKRNPLKTFAEKQPNRTVPVVVSSKDVPIYGVASLVVFKLLRGRFKSVLPSSLIHPGAFARRSLPAKGKNYASVGVKNKLAVMGRLYGCHSCGKRWRTSFVGDHIPPNMLAKEGQEQRFYPQCRSCSFQQGAALSTSSRQLFIKTHGTSLRLYHLWFPLPIPLAMLRNYVRDHTGFTESNTDTASYDETKEPDKLLTSIVHNVLIFFEIRHKDDDQEID
- the LOC138003429 gene encoding COX assembly mitochondrial protein homolog, whose product is MAATNSEEPDEYSRDISSRISPWARGDHLRYVETEVLIPKIVRERAMVNCNDLVKAFSQCAKGRTVSVVWACRKENQAMKDCLTSYYQNKDFFEECKQEYLKKREDFQKDYVQSGETKEMKKKDSVIL